One Cyprinus carpio isolate SPL01 chromosome B25, ASM1834038v1, whole genome shotgun sequence genomic region harbors:
- the parp16 gene encoding protein mono-ADP-ribosyltransferase PARP16, producing MQPPLPTAAVRELVCSCLHRDPVAADLRCSLFVAAVQSYKRDSALRPFPPRYLTGEVKDFEELQKDVDTLPNVRDLVRLGHGDGDHHLALVHWVLSSKSFAVKTLQKEEFARLSQLTQSEGVSAPAPDFLFELQYCDVLNSKFERTRAGRELIYAFHGSRLENFHSIIHNGLHCHLNKTSLFGEGTYLTSDLSMAILYSPHGNGWRESVLGPLISCVALCEIIDHPDVKCQVKRKDSESIDHKRLRARNSEGGEVPEKYFVVTNNELLRVKYLLVYSQRRYRSRHAQGTSWLVRHHFAIMMGLYLLLLIFIGAFNSSAFQSFWHRMFR from the exons ATGCAGCCGCCTCTCCCGACAGCTGCGGTCAGAGAGCTGGTTTGCTCCTGTCTGCATCGAGACCCTGTAGCGGCGGATCTGCGCTGCAGCCTCTTCGTAGCCGCCGTCCAGAGCTACAAACGTGATTCAGCGCTCAGACCCTTCCCTCCGCGCTACCTTACAGGAGAGGTCAAGGACTTTGAGGAGCTG CAAAAGGATGTGGATACTTTGCCAAACGTGAGAGATCTGGTGCGTCTGGGACATGGTGATGGAGATCATCATCTGGCTCTGGTGCACTGGGTTCTCTCCTCCAAGAGTTTTGCTGTGAAGACCCTGCAGAAAGAGGAG TTTGCCAGACTCAGCCAGCTGACTCAAAGCGAGGGCGTGTCGGCTCCGGCTCCagacttcctctttgaactgcaGTACTGTGATGTGCTCAACTCTAAGTTTGAGAGGACGCGGGCCGGACGAGAGCTCATCTATGCATTCCACGGCAGCAGACTGGAGAACTTCCACTCCATCATACACAACGGATTACACTGCCATCTCAATAAG ACCTCACTGTTTGGGGAGGGCACATACCTGACCAGTGACCTCAGCATGGCCATCCTTTACAGTCCTCATGGTAACGGATGGAGGGAAAGTGTTCTCGGTCCTTTGATCAGCTGCGTTGCCTTGTGTGAAATCATCGATCATCCCGATGTAAAGTGTCAGGTCAAGAGGAAAg ACTCTGAGAGCATTGACCATAAGCGTCTGAGGGCCAGGAACAGTGAAGGAGGTGAGGTGCCCGAGAAATACTTTGTGGTGACCAACAACGAGCTTCTGAGAGTGAAGTACCTGCTGGTGTATTCTCAGAGACGCTACCGATCACG ACACGCTCAAGGGACGTCGTGGCTTGTCAGACATCATTTTGCCATCATGATGGGCCTGTATCTCCTGCTCCTCATATTCATCGGTGCCTTCAACTCATCTGCTTTTCAGTCGTTCTGGCACAGAATGTTCCGGTGA
- the scamp5a gene encoding secretory carrier-associated membrane protein 5, which yields MAENNFPPLPRFIPLKPCFYQDFNEIPDQHRTMCKRLYYLWILNSATLALNLIGCLAWMCGGGGGTNFGMAILWLILFTPCSYVCWFRPIYKAFRTDSSFNFMAFFFVFMAQVVISIIQSVGIPGWGVCGWLATISFFSTNVGSAVVMLIPTIMFTAVAVLSFIALTKVHNFYRGSGGSMSKAQEEWTTGAWKNPHVQQATQQAAMGAAQGAMQGQQYSAAPTYNYDEPM from the exons ATGGCAG aaaataattttcctCCTCTTCCACGGTTCATTCCACTGAAACCATGTTTTTACCAAGACTTCAACGAGATCCCAGACCAGCATCGTACAATGTGCAAACGACTGTATTACCTATGGATAT TGAATAGTGCCACCCTAGCATTGAACCTGATTGGCTGTCTAGCATGGATGTGCGGAGGGGGCGGTGGAACCAATTTTGGGATGGCCATTCTGTGGCTGATACTGTTCACCCCATGCTCATACGTGTGCTGGTTTAGGCCCATCTACAAGGCCTTCAG GACAGACAGTTCTTTCAACTTCATGGCATTCTTTTTCGTCTTCATGGCGCAAGTGGTGATTAGTATCATCCAGAGTGTTGGAATCCCAGGATGGGGAGTATG TGGCTGGCTGGCCACCATCTCTTTTTTCAGCACTAATGTTGGCTCTGCTGTTGTTATGCTGATTCCAACCATAATGTTCACTGCCGTGGCTGTTCTCTCGTTCATTGCCCTCACCAAG GTTCACAACTTCTACCGTGGCAGTGGGGGCAGCATGAGCAAGGCTCAGGAAGAATGGACCACCGGCGCTTGGAAGAACCCTCACGTCCAGCAGGCAACACAGCAGGCAGCTATGGGGGCTGCACAGGGGGCCATGCAGGGTCAACAGTACTCGGCTGCACCAACCTACAACTACGACGAGCCAATGTAG